A genome region from Nicotiana tabacum cultivar K326 chromosome 13, ASM71507v2, whole genome shotgun sequence includes the following:
- the LOC142167979 gene encoding uncharacterized protein LOC142167979, translated as MHGFIMADDSELWDIIGDGPFVPVKTVNEPALTVPKTRNEYKDADRKAIEKNFRAKKILVYGIGPDEYSMICACQSAKEIWEALQTAHDGTTQVKQSKINVLTTDHELFMMSPFRTYTLDSPILSTSFIL; from the coding sequence ATGCATGGTTTTATCATGGCTGATGATTCAGAGCTTTGGGACATTATCGGCGATGGACCCTTCGTTCCTGTGAAGACCGTTAATGAACCAGCATTGACAGTTCCCAAGACAAGAAATGAGTACAAAGATGCTGACCGCAAAGCTATAGAGAAGAACTTCCGAGCAAAAAAGATCCTCGTCTATGGTATTGGACCAGACGAATATAGCATGATCTGTGCTTGTCAATCTGCCAAGGAGATCTGGGAAGCTCTACAAACAGCACACGATGGAACAACTCAAGTCAAGCAGTCGAAAATCAATGTGCTCACCACTGACCATGAACTCTTCATGATGAGTCCATTCAGGACATACACACTTGATTCACCTATATTATCAACAAGCTTCATTCTCTAG